A stretch of Chloroflexota bacterium DNA encodes these proteins:
- a CDS encoding M20/M25/M40 family metallo-hydrolase, translating into MSTRTKILLAFILLLLAAIIAPNTRALYEGIAFYIRPAIFPDAIKPINRVGRYASLYDLVQLRNADRLRYLRRQLESLNVLVEEIPIPNSQLPSLFVRFNRGAVETIFSAHYDKLYDDPTYQGASDNTAAVSAMLAAVAELAQRGDGGTRAFLFTGEEETGLRGASAFVAYARANGIAPRAIVNFDNLGRGKLTIRPSTDVPGIVFTLPFYGDLGFDGREFRASPPYPRAHAALTQALLRVQPDMVVLERFTAISDSNVFQAHGIPTVAISGDDMRHLDLTWHTYTDRVELLDENNLDRAFDLMTRFP; encoded by the coding sequence ATGTCCACCCGCACAAAGATTCTCCTCGCCTTCATCCTCCTGCTTCTCGCCGCGATCATCGCGCCGAACACACGCGCGCTGTACGAAGGCATCGCGTTCTACATTCGTCCCGCGATATTCCCGGACGCGATCAAACCGATCAATCGCGTCGGACGCTACGCGTCGCTGTACGATCTCGTTCAACTCCGTAACGCCGACCGATTGCGTTATCTGCGTCGTCAACTTGAATCGCTCAACGTCTTGGTCGAAGAAATCCCAATCCCAAATTCCCAGCTTCCCAGTTTGTTTGTGCGATTCAATCGCGGCGCAGTGGAGACGATTTTCTCCGCGCACTATGACAAACTGTACGACGATCCCACGTATCAAGGCGCGTCCGACAACACCGCCGCGGTGAGCGCGATGCTCGCGGCAGTCGCCGAACTCGCGCAGCGCGGCGACGGCGGTACCCGCGCGTTCCTCTTCACCGGCGAAGAAGAGACCGGCTTGCGCGGCGCGTCCGCGTTCGTTGCGTATGCGCGCGCGAACGGCATCGCGCCGCGCGCTATCGTGAATTTCGACAACCTGGGTCGCGGCAAGTTGACGATTCGACCTTCCACCGATGTGCCGGGCATCGTGTTCACGCTTCCATTTTACGGCGACCTGGGATTTGATGGGCGCGAATTTCGCGCGAGTCCGCCGTATCCGCGCGCGCACGCGGCGTTGACGCAAGCATTGTTACGCGTGCAACCGGACATGGTCGTCCTCGAACGCTTTACCGCGATCAGCGACTCGAACGTGTTCCAAGCGCACGGTATCCCCACCGTCGCGATCAGCGGCGACGATATGCGCCACCTCGACCTGACCTGGCACACGTACACCGACCGCGTTGAACTGCTCGACGAAAATAATCTCGACCGCGCGTTTGATTTAATGACCCGTTTCCCCTAA
- a CDS encoding PD40 domain-containing protein — MSQPSSNRTTWLLAGVVGCIVFCVAVALLGGAGFFFFGRSTLMPDPIMTPPETRLATALTPTVIATATLLPTVAPVASPTLIVLTPTLPATIPTVAVALPTRTTAPTRPTGKLAFSVNRGDPPPDKHVYIMNADGTGAKQILDRASSPVLSPDGTKIFYYHWEDGIFIANADGSEPHKIVGESNAKFLAMSHDGRWLAWTVQPSQSSPKSIDAVLPDGTGRRPIVNGGAYPAWSPDDTQIVYHSCRETMCGLFKAKSAGGDGVMFTSDVGSSPAWSPNGQRIVYTIEVNGVKQIFIINADGAGKRQLTTTPAHHVGANWSLDGNFIFYRSPEGGAWAIWRMNSDGTNPIKLIDNVPPTDEAFEKISVSK, encoded by the coding sequence ATGTCTCAACCCAGTTCGAATCGTACGACCTGGCTTCTCGCCGGCGTGGTTGGTTGTATCGTGTTTTGTGTCGCGGTTGCGCTCTTGGGCGGCGCGGGCTTTTTCTTTTTCGGACGATCCACACTCATGCCCGACCCGATCATGACTCCACCCGAAACGCGCTTGGCGACCGCGCTCACGCCCACCGTCATTGCAACCGCGACGCTGTTGCCAACTGTCGCGCCGGTCGCATCGCCTACGCTAATCGTGCTCACACCAACTCTACCCGCGACGATACCAACGGTTGCCGTCGCGTTGCCAACGCGCACAACCGCTCCCACGCGTCCAACCGGCAAACTCGCGTTCAGCGTCAATCGCGGTGACCCGCCGCCCGATAAACACGTCTATATTATGAACGCGGATGGCACGGGTGCAAAACAAATTCTCGACCGCGCGTCGTCGCCGGTCTTGTCGCCGGACGGAACGAAAATTTTTTACTATCACTGGGAAGACGGGATTTTTATCGCGAACGCGGACGGCTCCGAGCCGCACAAAATCGTCGGCGAGTCGAACGCCAAGTTCTTGGCAATGTCGCATGATGGTCGCTGGCTCGCGTGGACGGTGCAACCAAGTCAGTCCAGTCCGAAAAGCATTGATGCCGTGTTGCCGGATGGAACCGGGCGTCGTCCCATCGTCAACGGCGGCGCGTATCCCGCGTGGTCGCCCGACGACACGCAAATCGTTTATCACAGTTGCCGCGAAACGATGTGCGGTCTATTCAAAGCCAAATCCGCCGGCGGCGACGGGGTGATGTTCACGAGCGATGTTGGCTCGTCGCCGGCGTGGTCGCCGAACGGGCAACGCATCGTGTACACGATTGAAGTAAACGGCGTCAAACAAATTTTTATCATCAACGCGGACGGCGCCGGCAAACGTCAACTCACGACAACCCCCGCGCATCACGTCGGCGCGAATTGGTCGCTCGATGGCAATTTCATTTTCTATCGTTCGCCCGAAGGCGGCGCGTGGGCAATCTGGCGCATGAACAGCGACGGCACGAATCCGATCAAACTCATTGACAACGTTCCACCGACCGACGAGGCGTTCGAAAAGATTTCTGTGTCGAAATAG